The DNA region TATCCGGTGCATATTGCGGCGCAATGGCACCAACTTGGAATAACTCGGGCCATGATACAGTGACTGCGCTATATTTAGCCTGCTGAGGCAGAATCGATGCAGAATCACTGTGCGCGCTGATTGGCGGTGGAGCGCGCGCATCACCTGTCGAGCGGGTCCGGGATTTGCTCGATATTAAAGCCGGCAAACAAAGCGATCGTACGCAAGATCGTCCGCCAGGATATGGAGTTCTACGAATACCGGACCGATGCAAGGAGGCATCGGCGTGTCGCGTCCGACACGGCGTCCCGTTCCGGACATTTGGCTTTCATCGTGCACGGTGCATTGCCGTCCGTGCCCCCCAGCGCAAAGATGCGCCGCTAGTCCGCATTCAGCCGGGCCGCACCGGCGTGCTCATCGTTCCGACAACCCGAACAACGCGCGCGGGTCGCAAGACCCCGCTGGAAAATTCACGACACAGATGATGAAAGCCAAATCCAACGAGCCGATTCGCATTGGCGTTCTGTTCTCGGAGACCGGGGTCACCTCGGTGATCGAAAAATCCGAGCGCATGGGCACGCTACTGGCAATCCAGGAGATAAACGACGCCGGCGGCATCAACGGACGCGAATTGCAGGCGGTCAGTTACGATCCGGAGTCACGGCCGGCAAGGTTCGCCGCGCTTGCCGAGAAGCTGATTCTCGAGGATCGCGTCCATGTCATCCTCGGCTGCTACATGTCGAGCACGCGCAAGGCCGTGATCCCGGTGGTGGAGCGATGGAATGCACTGCTGATGTACCCAACCCTCTACGAAGGGTTCGAATATTCGCGCAACGTCATCTACACCGGCGCGGCACCGAATCAGAACAGCGTGCAGCTCGCGGAATTCATGCTGCGCGAATTCGGTTCGCGCGTATTCATGGTCGGTTCCGACTATATCTACCCGTACGAATCCAATCGCATCATGAGCGACCTGATCCTGGAGCGCGGCGGGGAGAAAGTCGGAGAAACCTATCTGCCGCTGGATGCGCCGTGGGAGGACTACCTGGCGCTCGCGAAGAAGATCAAGCAGGCGGGACCGGATTTCATTTTCTCCACCGTCGTCGGCGACGGCACTGCGCTGCTGCATCGCGCTTACGCCCAGCTCAAGCTCGATCCGGCGGACATGCCGATCGCGAGCCTGACGACCTGCGAAGCGGAAATCAAGCAGATGGGCGCGGACATCGCCGAGGGCCACATCACTTCCGCCCCTTACTTCCAGTCGATCACCACCGACGAGAACCGCCAGTGCGTGGCCCGTTGCAAGGCCCGCTTCGGGGACGACATCGTTACCAACCAGTGCTGGGAGGCGGCTTACTTCCAGACGCATCTGCTGGCAAGCGCAATGCGACGCATGAACTGCGACAGCGTACCGGATTTGTTGCGCGTGCTGCCCGGATCGGAATTCGCCGCGCCGCAGGGCAAGGTTCGCATCGACGAACACAACCATCACACCTACCTGCGTCCGCGCATCGGCAGGATCAACGCGAACGGCCAGTTCGACATCATCGAAGAAGGCCGCCATTGGGTGCGCCCCGATCCCTATCTCGTGTCCCACACCCTGCAGGACTGGTCGGCGCGGGTGCAGGTCAACTCGCGCTAGGTCCATGCGATGAAAAGCGGCGGGACCTCACGGCTGTTGCGCGAGTTGCGATCGCTCCGCGTCGTGGTCTTCCATCCGGAAGATCAGGACGGCCAGGAGCTGATCGGTCAGCTCGGCCGCATCGGCTGTCAGGTCAAGGCATTCTGGCCGCCGCTCGAGAAGCTGCCGGAGGAAGCAGATCTGGTGTTCTTCGCGATGCGCCCGGAAGTGCTGTCGATGGGCCTGCCATGGCTGCGGCGCGATGGCTCCCTGCCGGTGATCCCGGTCGTGACTTACGAGAATCCGGTCATCGTCGAGGCGGTGCTGCAACTGAATGCGTTCAGCGTGATCGGCTCACCGGTGAAATCATCAGGACTGCTGACTGCAATTGCCGTTGCGGTCAGCCAGGCGGAGAAGTCTCGCACCCGGGAGAAATACGTGGTGCGTCTGGAGCAAAGATTGACCGCGCAGCGCAAGATCGCCAAGGCCAAGGCGATCCTGATGACATCGCGGCATATCTCGGAGGAGGAAGCCTACGATCTTATCCGCAATCGCGCGATGACCAAACGCGTGACGACAGAGGAAATCGCGGACGCGGTGATCAAGGCGAACGAAATACTGGGAATGGATGTAAAGACCTGAGTCCCCCTCTCCCTAGCCCTCTGCTCGGCTTCAAGTGTTCCCTTGTCCCGCGAGGGGAGAGGGGGTACCGATGAATTTCATGACTTCCTCCCGCCTCGCCATCGTGTCCTTGTAGCCCAGCGCAATCAGCGCACGACAATAGGCCGGTTCGAACAACAGATAACTCGTCAGTGTCGCGCCACCGGTGCGTGCCGCACCGAGTCCGCGCAACAGAAAACGGATCGAGCGCGGCAGCTCGTGTGAATAGTGCGCCGCAATGCGATCGATTTCCTCGCTCGGAGAGATCACCAGAACATCAACTTCGCGCAACTGCATGTTGTGTTTGTCGCGCTCTTCGCGGGGAATCAGTCTGATGGTTTTGTTGATGCGCTGCAGACGTTCGATGTCGACTTCCAGGCTGTCGAGAAAAATACTGTTCAGCGCGTGCCCTGCTATCTGCGCAAGTGACGGATAACTGCTCATCTTCACTCGCTGCGGCGAGTTCTGCATCTGGCGCCCGACACCGATGACGACTACGCGATCCGCACCCAGATGCAGCGCGGGACTGATCGGCGCAATCTGGCGCATGCTGCCGTCGCCGAAGAATTCGCGCCGCAGCGGCACCGCGGGAAAAATGAAGGGCAGCGCGCTGGACGCCAGCAGATGTTCGAAGTCGATGATTTCCGGAACGCCGATCCGCCGCGCCCGCTGCCAACCGGCCAGTCCCGGCACGCTCTGGAAGAAACTCACCGATTGTCCCGAAGCGTAACCGGATACCGTGATCGACAACGCATAGAGCGCGCCGGCATCGATGCTGCGACGAATGCCGCCAAGGTCCAGGCGCTCCCGCAGCAGTTGCGAGAGCGGCGTGTTGTCCAGCAGGGAACTGGGATTGTTCTTGCCTAGGCCGCCCATCAGCATCGCCAGGAACCAGCGCATACCGGTGCCGAACACACCCAGCACGTCGGACCGGTACACCTGGTCGACGTGGAAGTATTTCCAGATCAGCAGCATCTGGCGAACGGCGCGGTGAAAATCGGTTGCGTTGGATGCGAGCGCCGCAGCGTTCACGGCACCGGCTGACGTGCCGCAAATTATCGAAAACGGATTGGGGGCTCCGCGCGGCAACATATGGGATACGGCGCGCAGGAAACCGACCTGATAGGCGGCGCGTGCGCCGCCCCCCGTCAGGATCAGACCAACCTTGGCTGGGGACGAATTTTGATTGTCCAACATGGGGCCCGCCCGATTAAGCCGGACCGGTTGCCGTCGTTATTGCTCTTTCTGTTCTGCGCGGGCCGATTCAATGGCTGGCTGGACCAGTTCGAGCGCATCGCGCAACGTGTCTTCGGAAAGGTCATTCAGCGCGTGGGCGAGAATATCGGCGACCGCGTACGTATCTTCCGGCAACGATTCACTGTCGAGATTGGCGACAAATACCGCGGCGGCGCCGGTGGCGCGCAGAAGTGCCTGCCGTTCGCTCATCAGCATTTCAATTTCCGCGCGCAGCATGGCGATTTCCTGCGCGTGTTGTTCGTTGCTCATACCCCTCCCTGCCGCTCGTTGTTAAAGTCATGATGCCACAAGGCTTTTCGCAGAGCCAGCAATGCCTGCGGGAAGGACTTGAGACTGCTGTCAAAACTCAGGCTGCAAGGCGCGCGGACATGCTCCCGAAGTCCATTAGTGCAACCGGATGACGTTGGACGGTGGAGCTGCAATGACCGGCAGGTTGAGTGCCAGCAACTGCCGGCCAATCACGGTTATGGAACCTTCGATGCGGTTGTTACCGGTATCGCTGAACTCGAATTCGTAAGTGCGCTGGAACCCTCTGCGGCCCTCGTCGTCGCGTCCGAGCCGGATTCGCTTCATGGCAACCGTCCAGTCGAGCAGTTGCACACCTTCGGCTTCGCAGGCCCTGCGTGCTCCGTCGAGCGCGGCATCGCGCGCGCGCAGGCTGTCCAGCCAGAACCAGCCGCCGGCGAGGAAGATGAGAAGGGCGGTGAGTTCGATCATTTGAATTCCGTGACGGCGTGACGGTCGTGACGACGCGATGTATGCAAGAGGAAAACGAAAGTGTTCATTGCTAAGAAAGAAATGCTTGCCCAATCCCCGTTTCTTACGGCTTTGACCTTGCCTCGTCACGCCGTCACGTTTCTTTAATTCCCACCTTGACCATCTTCGGCGCGAGCATGCGAACAACTTCCCGTGGCGCGATGCCGACCAGGTAGCCGCGCTTGCCGCCATTGATGTAGATCTTCGGCAACTCCAGTATGGTTTCTTCCATATAGACCGGCATTCTCTTGCGCGTACCGAAAGGCGAGGTGCCGCCGACCACGTAACCGGAATGTCGGTTTGCCGCATCGGGATTGCAAGGGGCGATGGTCTTGACGCCGATAATTCTCGCCAGTTCCCTGGTGGAAACCTTCAAGTCGCCATGCATCAGCACGACGAGTGGGTTCCTGTCGTCGTCCTCCATGACCAGCGTCTTCACCACGGTGTGCTCGGGCACGCCGAGTTCGCGGGCCGATACCGCCGTACCTCCCTTTTCTTCGTAATCGTAAAGGTGATCGGTGAACTCGACCTTGTTGGCGCGCAGTTCGCGTACCGCAGCCGTTACCGGCGTCTTTTCCTTGCTCATCGCCCGGGACCCGCGGACAGTATCTGGTAAAGGCTGTACAACATGCCCGCCGTGGCTCCCCAGATGTTGCGCCCGCCATACGGCATCGAATAGTAATAGCGCGTGCGTCCATTGCGCACGTCGCTGTGGCGCCGATGGTTGGCGGGGTCGAGAAAAAACCCGAGGGGCACCTCGAAGACATCGGCCACTTCGAAAGGATCGGGCTTCAGTTCGAACGGAGGCTCCACCCAGCCGACCACCGGTGTCACGCGAAACCCCGAGGGGATGTCGTATTCGGGAAGCCGGCCGATGATTTCAACCCGCGACCGGCTCAAACCGGTTTCCTCCTCCGCCTCCCTCAACGCCGTGGCAATGCGATCGGCATCGCCTTCGTCGACCCGTCCGCCGGGAAAGCTGATCTGGCCGGCATGGTCGTACAGATGCGCAGTGCGCTGGGTAAACATCAGCGTCAGGCCCCCGGGCTGATTGACTATCGGCACCAGCACGGCGGCGGGCACCGGCTTGTGCTCAGGCGGATGGACGTAGAGTGGGAAATTCGTATCTTCCCGCGGACTATCATGGCCACCCAGACGCTCCGCGAGCCAGTCGCGGCTGTATTGCGAATATTTGACGTTGCCTGATTGAGACACGGAACGCGCAGCAAGTTTCAGAAAGTAGGTTATTTTAACCCCGACGAGGTATACAATTTTTTCCGCATCAGGAACGGCGTCCCGACGCCGCCGTTTTTCCGGATGCGACGGGAAACCGTCCAACAGAAAAGGAGAGGAGCATGAAACTACGCACGCTGGTTGTCGCTGCGATGTTTGCCATCGCCGGCAGCGCCTTTGCCAACCATTGTCCCCTGGACATGAAGAAGATCGATGAAGCTCTGGCGAAGAAGCCGAATATTTCGGCCGAGAAACTCGCCGACGTCAAGAAACTTCGTGCAGAAGGCGAAGCACTGCACAAGGCCGGCAAGCACAAAGAATCGATCGAAACCCTGGGCAAAGCCATGGAGATCCTGGGAATCAATAATTAATTAAGGCAGCCCGTCGTGCCCGGCCAATCCCGCTTCGCGATCGCGCGCAGCGGGATTTTTATTTTTCGATCGTCAAAGCGCGGCAGACAGCCGGCATCAAGCCAATGGGCGAGGAATTCGACTGGGAAACCGTGCCCCTGGAATCGCTGGAGCAGCGCTAGCGTGCCGCGGGGACCAGGGGCCAG from Betaproteobacteria bacterium includes:
- a CDS encoding transporter substrate-binding domain-containing protein, with the protein product MKAKSNEPIRIGVLFSETGVTSVIEKSERMGTLLAIQEINDAGGINGRELQAVSYDPESRPARFAALAEKLILEDRVHVILGCYMSSTRKAVIPVVERWNALLMYPTLYEGFEYSRNVIYTGAAPNQNSVQLAEFMLREFGSRVFMVGSDYIYPYESNRIMSDLILERGGEKVGETYLPLDAPWEDYLALAKKIKQAGPDFIFSTVVGDGTALLHRAYAQLKLDPADMPIASLTTCEAEIKQMGADIAEGHITSAPYFQSITTDENRQCVARCKARFGDDIVTNQCWEAAYFQTHLLASAMRRMNCDSVPDLLRVLPGSEFAAPQGKVRIDEHNHHTYLRPRIGRINANGQFDIIEEGRHWVRPDPYLVSHTLQDWSARVQVNSR
- a CDS encoding ANTAR domain-containing protein is translated as MKSGGTSRLLRELRSLRVVVFHPEDQDGQELIGQLGRIGCQVKAFWPPLEKLPEEADLVFFAMRPEVLSMGLPWLRRDGSLPVIPVVTYENPVIVEAVLQLNAFSVIGSPVKSSGLLTAIAVAVSQAEKSRTREKYVVRLEQRLTAQRKIAKAKAILMTSRHISEEEAYDLIRNRAMTKRVTTEEIADAVIKANEILGMDVKT
- a CDS encoding patatin-like phospholipase family protein, with amino-acid sequence MLDNQNSSPAKVGLILTGGGARAAYQVGFLRAVSHMLPRGAPNPFSIICGTSAGAVNAAALASNATDFHRAVRQMLLIWKYFHVDQVYRSDVLGVFGTGMRWFLAMLMGGLGKNNPSSLLDNTPLSQLLRERLDLGGIRRSIDAGALYALSITVSGYASGQSVSFFQSVPGLAGWQRARRIGVPEIIDFEHLLASSALPFIFPAVPLRREFFGDGSMRQIAPISPALHLGADRVVVIGVGRQMQNSPQRVKMSSYPSLAQIAGHALNSIFLDSLEVDIERLQRINKTIRLIPREERDKHNMQLREVDVLVISPSEEIDRIAAHYSHELPRSIRFLLRGLGAARTGGATLTSYLLFEPAYCRALIALGYKDTMARREEVMKFIGTPSPLAGQGNT
- a CDS encoding DUF3301 domain-containing protein, which produces MQMIELTALLIFLAGGWFWLDSLRARDAALDGARRACEAEGVQLLDWTVAMKRIRLGRDDEGRRGFQRTYEFEFSDTGNNRIEGSITVIGRQLLALNLPVIAAPPSNVIRLH
- the ybaK gene encoding Cys-tRNA(Pro) deacylase, encoding MSKEKTPVTAAVRELRANKVEFTDHLYDYEEKGGTAVSARELGVPEHTVVKTLVMEDDDRNPLVVLMHGDLKVSTRELARIIGVKTIAPCNPDAANRHSGYVVGGTSPFGTRKRMPVYMEETILELPKIYINGGKRGYLVGIAPREVVRMLAPKMVKVGIKET
- a CDS encoding CoA pyrophosphatase, whose amino-acid sequence is MGGHDSPREDTNFPLYVHPPEHKPVPAAVLVPIVNQPGGLTLMFTQRTAHLYDHAGQISFPGGRVDEGDADRIATALREAEEETGLSRSRVEIIGRLPEYDIPSGFRVTPVVGWVEPPFELKPDPFEVADVFEVPLGFFLDPANHRRHSDVRNGRTRYYYSMPYGGRNIWGATAGMLYSLYQILSAGPGR